From Halostagnicola kamekurae, the proteins below share one genomic window:
- a CDS encoding GntP family permease, which yields AGQYIANGLEGIGLGLLVTAWVIAAGVRVVQGSATVAIVTTAGIMAPLASGLDVNVAYLVMSIGAGASFCSWYNDSGFWIVKEIGGLTQAETLKTWTVATILIGLVGLLSTLVFSTVLPLA from the coding sequence GCCGGTCAGTATATCGCGAACGGGCTGGAAGGGATCGGTCTCGGACTGCTCGTGACCGCGTGGGTGATCGCCGCGGGAGTCCGCGTCGTTCAGGGATCGGCGACGGTTGCGATCGTTACCACGGCCGGGATTATGGCCCCGTTAGCGAGCGGGCTCGACGTCAACGTCGCGTACTTGGTTATGTCAATCGGCGCGGGCGCGTCGTTCTGTTCGTGGTACAACGACAGCGGGTTCTGGATCGTCAAAGAGATCGGGGGTCTGACGCAGGCTGAGACGCTGAAGACCTGGACCGTTGCGACCATCCTCATCGGGCTGGTCGGCCTGTTGAGCACACTCGTCTTTTCGACGGTCCTTCCGCTGGCCTGA